In Cydia pomonella isolate Wapato2018A chromosome 1, ilCydPomo1, whole genome shotgun sequence, one genomic interval encodes:
- the LOC133526620 gene encoding cytosol aminopeptidase-like: protein MLNIKIPHSSSVITKCARYISQFRIPLTDCRNAMPERKVIDPKACVKRDRGLVLGVYYNENVTGERAILTAAAAKYNKDNGGKLWKLLELSPIPKLGEARVFFDVDPKYAFVAVAGLGTECYTYNTVERLDEHKEAIRTAAGVGARALQELHPAHIDVESFGNAEAAAEGAELAVWQFTEYRTRLLGTRGKVKLHLYDDCDFEGWEIGRIKADSQNLARYLEELPANVLNPTSFAKLIVDLLCELDINVHVKTRGWASAHEMGGFVTLSHSSVQPPLYVEIGYFGGNPCKQPVVFIGKGVTFDSGGIQLRSREHLRYMKGDMAGAACVVAIVRAAALLKLPINIRGILPLCEMMPNCMSPKFGDVISNAHEKSVKIRMPAREGRLLIADSLAYARNYWPEFIVDVGTMSEELEHALGNAACACYSNSEDLFRDFEVAGSRTGDRIWRMPLWNFYADRISDVQETDLANTARHFFGDSPNCAAFLRQFVCDGKWVHLDTYNVTYTKGRDFKYLRRGMTGRPTRTIIDLLQLRLCASGEL, encoded by the coding sequence ATGTTAAATATCAAGATCCCCCATAGCTCTTCAGTTATAACAAAATGTGCCAGATATATATCGCAATTCCGGATACCATTGACCGACTGTCGGAATGCCATGCCGGAGCGAAAGGTGATCGACCCAAAAGCGTGCGTGAAGCGAGACCGCGGGCTTGTGCTGGGCGTGTACTACAATGAGAACGTGACCGGCGAGCGCGCCATCctcaccgccgccgccgccaagtACAACAAGGATAACGGCGGCAAACTGTGGAAGCTGCTGGAGCTCTCCCCCATCCCCAAACTCGGTGAGGCCAGGGTATTCTTCGACGTAGACCCTAAATATGCTTTCGTGGCCGTTGCAGGACTCGGAACGGAATGCTATACATACAACACGGTGGAACGGCTGGACGAACACAAGGAGGCCATCCGCACTGCCGCCGGCGTCGGCGCTCGTGCGCTGCAGGAACTGCACCCGGCTCACATCGACGTGGAGTCGTTCGGCAACGCGGAAGCGGCGGCCGAGGGCGCCGAGCTCGCCGTCTGGCAGTTCACCGAATACAGAACACGATTACTTGGTACCCGTGGCAAAGTGAAACTGCACCTTTACGACGACTGCGACTTCGAAGGTTGGGAAATAGGGAGAATTAAAGCAGATTCCCAGAATTTAGCCAGATATTTAGAAGAGTTGCCGGCGAATGTCCTTAATCCGACATCATTTGCCAAATTAATCGTAGATCTTCTGTGCGAGCTGGATATAAATGTGCACGTGAAGACGCGAGGGTGGGCTTCTGCTCATGAGATGGGCGGATTTGTCACTCTAAGCCATTCCTCCGTACAGCCGCCGCTCTACGTGGAGATCGGGTACTTCGGCGGGAACCCGTGTAAGCAGCCGGTGGTGTTCATAGGCAAAGGAGTGACCTTCGACAGCGGTGGTATACAGTTAAGATCGCGGGAGCACCTGCGATATATGAAAGGCGACATGGCCGGGGCGGCGTGTGTGGTGGCGATTGTTCGCGCGGCCGCTTTATTAAAACTGCCCATCAATATAAGGGGTATACTACCGCTTTGCGAGATGATGCCGAATTGCATGAGTCCGAAATTCGGAGATGTCATTTCCAACGCTCATGAAAAGAGTGTGAAGATTCGTATGCCGGCACGAGAAGGAAGGCTGCTTATCGCGGACAGCTTGGCGTACGCTAGGAACTATTGGCCGGAATTTATAGTCGATGTAGGCACAATGTCGGAAGAATTGGAGCACGCGCTCGGAAACGCGGCTTGTGCATGCTACTCGAACTCCGAAGACTTGTTTCGCGATTTCGAGGTAGCCGGCAGCAGGACCGGCGATAGGATATGGCGAATGCCGCTGTGGAACTTCTATGCGGACCGAATAAGCGACGTGCAGGAGACGGATCTGGCGAACACGGCGCGGCACTTCTTCGGCGACTCTCCGAACTGCGCCGCGTTTCTGCGGCAGTTCGTGTGCGATGGCAAGTGGGTCCACCTCGACACGTACAACGTCACGTACACGAAGGGCCGCGACTTCAAGTACCTGCGGCGCGGCATGACGGGTCGCCCTACACGAACCATTATCGACCTTCTTCAGCTAAGATTATGTGCTAGCGGGGAACTATAA
- the LOC133526454 gene encoding titin: MGNQHSASHPALKPRKNVHWKSAGRPAAPGKPDIIPILSDDEPNAITLRWVASTHDGGAPLQGYQVECNRLGSAGWVRTAPPVVARPELVLTGLEPPHRYQFRVAAINAVGLSDYSELSDVLNVGSERPYNEPPIFYQHLADVTALENDKTEFRVSFSGIPAPTVSWFKDDYEIFSSRRTAITTTESSSVLIFHQTLPSDEGEIKCTATNRAGHAVSKARLALEAAPKLRYPRQYEDGLLYEINETVYLKMSIVGKPTPTVDWRHDGQPMAVDDRVEITNTPKFSMLKIHSARRSDRGEYQVHASNIIGEDTAAFLVTITAPPDPPRRVTVTRQVDKSVTLDWEPPEDDGGCRIGNYVVEYYRSGWNVWLKATTSRKTNVTLFDLIEGSEYRFRVKAESPYGMSLPSVESAPVRIPGRSVDMEFLAVESRIINEVLTREDGDTASVSPAPRRKRAQAAPPSPQPKRRAVTPDKDPTGSNEFMLVLYPDKKDDKSEKRKSFQLELEDALSPPPLSLSAPELSSRAILPFKALRNAVSSTELLHERAMARFYKAVAMKEEQTKNQKENNQNTHIPYATHDTSDNRPIEELPIEDPKINPPQIYIKTDSVENKEYKFSSRQASNDSESSMNKWQNTSFDEDYTASTVSSDAEYSDEGSLNGEMDRRSQYSNDEDTYHPRDKVTRPSPSKEYLDEEEEDESEREVLKPLPLPDPNFVPKPILKRREVGPEVKPTQNWLKPEEKHISKPQPKTEEKHTFGPQSKLDEKQLFGSQPKVEEKHTFGPQIKTGEKRLFSSEIPEEKVKSELTEKTKIEDRPLSPEPKPIEILKQEEKVAIKGKNKINTKADVFEKPKQDEKMNLFKKITKMPVQKPSFSFPKILQKKESEKPPEKNDANEKPKATNKVEKKKDEITEEGRTVIEYYDNIVREYKSIKKPSTPLYLNTEDLKHVAEEQEEKREKAAEQKKVVKQAKTTANKKTGNKQIADKSKIGNSIPKQTKPKQANQVEAKAKPKTAKQEKAVTSKSVDKQKESQEKYTQQIILKTTERATIVIPIDYQELEEQAKVNVRSAIDYMVDVCLLVLAFWVYFFKDERLAIPFLILIIYRQLQETILFDIPKWVRTHTPSWLKKKAS; the protein is encoded by the exons ATGGGCAATCAACACTCCGCCTCACACCCCGCTCTCAAGCCCCGGAAAAACGTCCACTGGAAGTCTGCAG GACGTCCGGCGGCGCCCGGAAAGCCGGATATTATCCCGATCCTGTCCGATGATGAACCGAACGCGATCACGCTGCGCTGGGTAGCTTCAACGCACGACGGAGGCGCGCCGCTGCAAGGCTACCAGGTGGAGTGCAACCGGCTGGGTTCAGCCGGGTGGGTGCGCACGGCGCCACCCGTTGTCGCGCGCCCCGAGCTCGTGCTCACCGGCCTCGAGCCCCCGCACCGCTACCAGTTCCGTGTCGCCGCCATCAACGCCGTCGGCCTCTCCGATTATAGCGAACTGTCCGACGTTCTCAACGTCGGCTCCGAACGCCCTTATAACGAACCGCCCATATTCTACCAGCATTTGGCCGATGTAACTGCTCTCGAAAATGATAAAACTGAATTCCGAGTCAGCTTCTCGGGCATTCCCGCGCCGACCGTCTCCTGGTTTAAAGACGACTATGAAATATTCAGCAGCAGGCGAACGGCGATCACGACGACGGAATCTTCAAGCGTGCTTATCTTCCACCAGACTCTACCCAGTGACGAGGGCGAAATCAAATGTACGGCAACAAACCGCGCAGGGCACGCGGTCAGCAAGGCGCGGCTGGCGCTCGAGGCGGCGCCGAAGCTACGCTACCCTCGCCAATACGAGGACGGTCTGCTTTACGAAATAAACGAAACGGTGTATCTGAAAATGTCTATAGTCGGGAAACCGACACCGACCGTGGACTGGCGTCACGATGGCCAGCCGATGGCGGTGGACGATCGGGTTGAGATCACGAATACGCCCAAATTTTCGATGTTGAAAATACACTCCGCGCGCAGAAGCGATCGCGGAGAATACCAAGTTCACGCGAGCAATATAATCGGAGAGGACACGGCTGCGTTCCTAGTGACCATCACAGCACCACCGGACCCGCCGCGGCGTGTGACCGTCACGCGACAAGTGGACAAGTCCGTTACGCTCGACTGGGAGCCGCCCGAGGACGACGGCGGCTGCCGCATTGGCAACTACGTAGTTGAGTACTATCGAAGCGGTTGGAACGTATGGCTGAAGGCGACGACCAGTCGCAAAACGAACGTGACTCTTTTTGACCTAATTGAAGGAAGTGAATACCGATTCCGCGTGAAAGCAGAGAGTCCATACGGTATGAGTTTGCCGAGCGTGGAGTCGGCGCCGGTGCGGATCCCGGGGCGCTCGGTCGACATGGAATTCCTGGCGGTAGAATCCCGCATTATCAATGAGGTACTCACGCGCGAAGACGGCGATACAGCGTCGGTGTCGCCTGCGCCGCGCCGCAAGCGCGCGCAAGCCGCACCGCCTTCTCCGCAGCCTAAACGCCGCGCCGTTACGCCTGACAAGGACCCCACCGGTAGCAACGAATTCATGCTCGTACTGTACCCCGATAAGAAAGACGACAAATCAG AGAAAAGAAAGTCGTTTCAACTAGAGCTGGAGGACGCGTTGTCGCCACCGCCGCTATCGCTGTCGGCGCCCGAGCTCAGCTCGCGCGCCATCTTGCCATTCAAGGCGCTGCGCAATGCCGTCAGCTCCACCGAGCTCCTGCATGAGCGCGCCATGGCTCGCTTCTATAAGGCCGTCGCCATGAAGGAGGAACAAACCAAGAACCAGAAAGAAAACAACCAAAACACACACATTCCGTACGCTACACACGACACGAGCGACAACCGACCAATTGAAGAACTTCCAATAGAGGACCCGAAAATTAATCCACcgcaaatatacattaaaaccGACTCGGTTGAGAATAAAGAATACAAGTTTAGCTCGCGCCAAGCTTCCAACGACTCCGAGTCGTCAATGAACAAGTGGCAGAACACGTCGTTCGATGAAGACTACACTGCCAGTACTGTCTCCTCGGACGCTGAGTACTCAGATGAGGGCAGTCTTAATGGTGAAATGGACAGAAGAAGCCAGTATTCGAACGATGAGGACACTTACCATCCCCGGGATAAAGTTACACGACCCTCACCGTCAAAAGAATATCTTGATGAAGAAGAGGAGGACGAATCCGAGAGGGAAGTCTTAAAACCGCTGCCGCTCCCTGATCCTAATTTCGTGCCAAAACCTATACTTAAACGTAGAGAAGTTGGACCGGAAGTGAAACCCACGCAAAATTGGTTGAAGCCAGAGGAAAAACATATATCAAAACCACAGCCTAAAACAGAAGAGAAACATACATTTGGACCACAAAGCAAGCTCGATGAGAAGCAGCTATTTGGGTCCCAACCAAAAGTGGAGGAAAAACACACTTTTGGGCCCCAGATAAAGACAGGTGAGAAGCGTTTGTTTAGTTCCGAAATTCcagaagaaaaagttaaaagtGAACTAACGGAAAAAACTAAAATCGAAGATAGACCCTTATCTCCAGAACCGAAACCCATAGAAATACTAAAACAGGAGGAAAAAGTAgcaataaaaggaaaaaataagattaatacTAAGGCAGATGTTTTTGAAAAGCCTAAGCAAGACGAAAAAATGAACctattcaaaaaaattacaaaaatgccTGTTCAAAAACCTTCATTTTCCTTcccaaaaatattacaaaagaaGGAATCTGAGAAACCGCCAGAGAAGAATGATGCGAATGAAAAACCAAAAGCAACCAATAAAGTAGAAAAGAAAAAGGACGAAATTACAGAAGAAGGTAGAACGGTTATTGAATATTACGATAACATAGTTAGGGAATATAAAAGCATTAAAAAGCCTTCTACTCCGCTTTATCTAAACACGGAAGATCTTAAACACGTCGCAGAAGAGCAAGAAGAAAAAAGAGAGAAGGCTGCTGAACAGAAGAAAGTAGTAAAGCAGGCAAAAACAacagcaaataaaaaaacaggtaATAAACAAATAGCCGATAAAAGTAAAATCGGTAACTCCATCCCAAAACAGACTAAACCGAAACAAGCGAATCAAGTGGAAGCTAAAGCTAAACCAAAGACGGCGAAGCAAGAAAAAGCTGTaacttcaaaatcggtcgacAAACAAAAAGAATCTCAAGAGAAATATACTCAACAAATTATTCTCAAGACAACTGAACGAGCTACGATAGTAATACCTATAGATTACCAGGAACTGGAGGAACAGGCCAAAGTAAATGTGAGGTCTGCGATAGATTATATGGTAGACGTGTGTCTGCTTGTGCTCGCCTTCTGGGTCTATTTCTTCAAGGACGAGCGACTGGCCATCCCATTCCTCATACTGATCATCTATCGACAGCTGCAAGAGACGATCCTGTTCGACATCCCCAAGTGGGTGCGGACCCACACTCCCAGCTGGCTCAAGAAAAAGGCTTCTTGA